In Myxococcales bacterium, the genomic stretch GCAATATCCACGCCACTGAGAATGTCATCCTGCACAAGAGTGCCCAGGTGGATGGCGATATTGAATCGCCATCGATCGTGATCGAAAAGGGCGCGATCTTCAACGGTTCGCTGACCATGGGCAAGGCCGGTGCCCGAGCCAACAGCAATCTGAAAGCGATTCCCAACCCGCAGCCGAACCCGAGCCCACAGACGAATTCATAGCGCCTCGGTCACTCCGACAGCAGAAAGACCCCGTCGTTCTCGCGGACGGTTCTGGTGAGCCGAATGCCTACACTTTGTCCGGCGCGCGCGGCATCGACCGTGCGATCGTCGACCTTCAACTCTTCGACTCGTTCGTAGAAATCCGTCGTATGTCCACGGATGTGGATCGCGTCCCCCACATGGAGTGCGCCGCTGTCGAGCCGCACGATCGCTGCCTGCGATTGGGCGTAGTAGTGGGACACGGTGCCGATTCGTTTCGGGAAGAGTCTCATGACCGAAATGGGGCGCTTGTCTCGCGAGACCGGCGCGCTCTTTTTCCGTGCTGAGGCCTTGGCCCTGGTCTTCGCAGTCGACTTCCGGGTCGACTTCTTCTTGGTTGCTTTCTTTGTCGCCTGCTTTTTCGCCGTCTTTTTCAGCTTCTTTTTCAGTTTTTTGGCGACCTTCTTTTTCGCGGCTTTCTTGCTGGCTTTCTTCTTTGCCCGGGTCTTGCTCCCTCGCTTGCTTTCCGAGCGCATGGCCATGGGGATCCTCCGAAACAATTGCGCGGTCGGGGGCGTGCCCCCCGCGGCGAGAGGATTCTGGAGTCCGAAGCGCCGTGCAACCCCAGTGGGCTCTCTGGGGAATCCGGTTCTGATATATTAGACGGGGATGACCGCCGAAATCCCTGGCAAGGCTTTGCGCAGGGGTTCTTCGAGGCCGACGCGCAGGGTGCTGGTCTGGGCCGGACATTGGGCGCACGCGCCCTGCATCGAGACTCGCACCGTACCATCTGCTTCGACTCCGATTAGTTCTACATTGCCCCCATCGGCAATGAGTCCGGGACGCAGGCGGTCCAGCACTGCCTCGACTTGCTTGAGCGTGATCCGACGGGTCTGGAGTTCCATCTGGATTGAATCGGCTAATCGGCCGAGTGCGTTGAGGCAAATCCGGGTCAGCGGTAGCTTATAGGGCCATGACAAAATCGATTGAAAACCCCGGAAAAATCGGAATCATCGTGAAGCTGTTCGGCTCCCTGCGCGAGGAGGTCGGCGCAAAGCAGCTCGATTTCGAACTTGCCGAGGGCACCCGGGTTTCGGCGTTGCGAACCCAACTGGCCGAGCGCTACCCCAGCTTCGAACGCCTGGGAGACCGTCTCGCCGTATCGCTCAACCTTGAAATTTGCAGCGATGATGCAGCGCTCGGCGACGGTGATGTGGTGGCCTTTCTACCGCCGGTTTCCGGAGGCGCCGAAGCGCCGAAGCGGTGCACGATCTCCGAGCTTCCGCTGGACGAGGCCGAGGTGGTGGCGCGAGTCGCCGGGCCCGACGCGGGAGGCGTGGTGAGTTTTGTGGGCAACGTGCGCAATCACGCCCGCGGGCGATCCATTCAGTACCTCGAATACGAGGCCTATCCCGAGATGGCCGAACTCGAAATGGAAAAGATCGTCGCCCAGGCCGCAGAGAAATGGCCGGGCAGTCGAGTCGCCATCGCGCATCGCACCGGACACCTGGAAATTGGTGAGGCGGCGGTCGTCGTCGTCGCTGTCGCTCCCCACCGCGGGGAAGCTTTCGAAGCCTGTCGCTTTGCGATCGATACACTCAAGGTAACGGTCCCGATCTGGAAGAAGGAAGTGGCGACCGACGGAGAATATTGGGTGGACGATCACGCATGAGTCACAAGCATGCGCACGACGGCACAGAAGACGGCACAGAAGCAGGGGAAGTCGCGCCTTCATCCGCGAAGCATCACCATCGCGCAGCGGCCTCGGTCTCGGTGCAAGTCGTCGTGATTACGGTGAGCGACACCCGCACCCTTGAAACCGATACAGGTGGAGCTTTGGTAGCCGAGATGCTGGAAAAGCTGGATCACAAGGTGAGCGCCCGGGAAATCGTGCGGGACGAGCCCGAGGCCATCGCGGCTGGGGTTCGCGGGGCGCTCGAGCGTGCGGGGGTTGGCGCCGTCATCTTGACTGGGGGAACTGGCGTGGCGCCCCGCGACGTTACACCCGAGAGCGTCGAACCCCTGCTCGAGCGGATCATCCCCGGCTTTGGGGAACTCTTCCGGCAACTCTCGTACGAGGACATCGGTTCGGCCGCGCTGCTCTCCCGGGCGATCGCCGGGCTGGCCAAGGGCAGGGTGGTCTTCGTGATCCCGGGCTCCCGAGGGGCAGTAAGACTCGCCATGGAGAAGCTGATCCTGCCCGAACTTGGGCATCTCGCCGCAGAGGCCGTCAAGACTCGCTGAGGCGCCGCCGAAACGTTCTAGATGGGCAGCTTCTCGCAGGTCATGGCGTTCTCCTTCCCCTGCGATCCGCGGGTCCGGGCGAGCATGGCTCAGCACCGGGGGCTTGGCGCGGATCGAGTTCTGATCCTGTTTCTCCTGGCAGTGTTCGCGGGCCTCGCCTCACCGGTTTCGGCGGAAACATTCATCTGGATCGACGCCGCCGGGGTCACGCATCTGACCGACAATTCGGCGGGCGTCCCAGAGGCGCAGCGGAATTCAACGAGCGACGAAATCGATTCACTGCGCGGCTTGTGGAAGGACGATATTCTCGGCCCCGCGACGTCGACGCCGCCGGGGCACTCCGGGCGAGAAAGCGATCGCGTCGCGCGACTGCTCCGGGGTGCGACCCAGGACGTGCGCCGGGGGGAAACAGCGCGGGCGACCGCGACCCTGCGCAGCCTGCAGCGGATGGCTCCGCAGCGGCCCGAAACCTATTGGTACCTGGCATCCCTCGATCGCCAGCGCGGGCGCTACGGGAGCGCCCAAGAAAATCTCGTTCGCTTTCTCGAATTGGCGGGAGACGATCTCGAGATCTGGAAAGAGCGAGCCCGCCGACGTCTGGTCGAACTCGGGGACGAACGCCAGTTGGTCGACCCCGACATCGAGCGCGATCCACTCGAATTCGTTCGCATCAAGACGGCGAACTTCAGACTCGAACTCGATTCCGAGCTCGGCACCCTCGATCGCAAGTACGCGGAGACCGTGCTGCGCTATCTCGAACAGGCGCGATCAGACGTCTCGGACCAGATCGGGGTGACGCCGCTCGAACCCCTCGGCGTAGTGCTGTACGGCAAAGCCGCCTACCTCCAGGCTCATCGCCATCGCTTTTCGTTCCAGACGGTGGGCTTCTTCGACGGCAGAATTCACGTCACATCCCCCGCGCATCCCTCCGGTGCCATGCGCTCGCTTTTGTATCACGAGTACACCCATGCGGTGTATCGGGAGCAGACCGGCGGAGATCGCCCCTATTGGCTCAACGAAGGCCTGGCCGAACGCATGGAGCGTCGCTCGCGCAGCTTTGAAGCCTCGACTCGCAGCGAGCGCATCTCGTTGCGCACCAGAATAGAAGAGGGCAACTGGATTCCCCTACGCTCAATCGCACCGAGTTTCTCGGGGCTTTCCGACGAAGATGCTCGCGCGGCGTATCTCGAGTCCGTCATTGCCATTGCGTACATCGACGACCACACCACCAAGCTGCAGCGGGCGCGGATGCTTTCGCGGATCGGGGACGGGTTCTCGGTAGATCAGGCGCTACACGAAGCGATCGGAATGGATACCGATGAGTTGGATGAACAGATTCGACAATCGATCCTCGACGAATTTCCGGCGATCGGATCCTGATCTCGCCACGGTCTCGGGTGCGCGGGTTACTCGCCGAGGGCTAGGCGCGCGCTTCGTCGAGCAGGCGGCAGCCTTCCATCAAGAGTTCGGTGACCGAGCACGCGATGGTGGCATCAATGCTCACGCTCTGTGCTTCGAATCGAAAGTGGCCTGTTTCGAGATTGACGATGCTGAGGGCCGCGTCGAACCCGGATTGTCTTTCGGACTCGGCGTGGATCGGCATGCCATCGTGGAACCAGAGCTTGCACGAGTGTTCTTCGGCATCAATTTCGAGGATGCCGCTCTTGCGTCCCATCTCGAGGACTTGAAGCACCGCAGAGGGTGGGATCTGGGAGAGATCGCCGGCGAGTGTTTCGTTGACCATGGAGCGATCCGCGATGATCGTCTGGGCCGGGTCGACAGGCTGTGGCGCGTCGAGAATATCGGCGTCCAACTCGCAGAAGGTGACGATCCGCGAGCCCATTTCAATTCTGTCCCCGGGTGAAAGCGTCGACGGGGTGGTGATCTCTTTGCCGTTCAAGAAGGTCCCGTTGGTGCTGCCGAGATCGCGCAACACGTAGTGTCCATTCTCGTAACTCACTTCAGCATGCCGCCGGGAAACATCGCTGTGCTTGAGTGAGAGATCGCAGTCGGCCTGGCGACCGATGATGATCGGGTGATCCTGGCTTAGCGCGATCGGGGGCAAAGGCGGTGAGAAGAGCATGATTCTGCGTGGACTCTGCATGCGGATCCGATCGGACGATCCGCAGCGGGGCTTGACCGAAGCCCGCTCGAATTCGCTCAGGGCGCAGAACTCGGCACCCCGGGCGCGACACCTGACAGCGTCACCCGGTCGCCCAGGCGCCAGCGGTGGGCCTGTGCGAAGCCTGCAGGGACTTCCAGGACGGTATCCACCAACTCGCGAGGCCGAATGGTGGGGCCCGGTCCCTCGGGGAAGTGTTTGACCCGATGGGAAATATCCA encodes the following:
- a CDS encoding MogA/MoaB family molybdenum cofactor biosynthesis protein — its product is MSHKHAHDGTEDGTEAGEVAPSSAKHHHRAAASVSVQVVVITVSDTRTLETDTGGALVAEMLEKLDHKVSAREIVRDEPEAIAAGVRGALERAGVGAVILTGGTGVAPRDVTPESVEPLLERIIPGFGELFRQLSYEDIGSAALLSRAIAGLAKGRVVFVIPGSRGAVRLAMEKLILPELGHLAAEAVKTR
- a CDS encoding FHA domain-containing protein, whose amino-acid sequence is MQSPRRIMLFSPPLPPIALSQDHPIIIGRQADCDLSLKHSDVSRRHAEVSYENGHYVLRDLGSTNGTFLNGKEITTPSTLSPGDRIEMGSRIVTFCELDADILDAPQPVDPAQTIIADRSMVNETLAGDLSQIPPSAVLQVLEMGRKSGILEIDAEEHSCKLWFHDGMPIHAESERQSGFDAALSIVNLETGHFRFEAQSVSIDATIACSVTELLMEGCRLLDEARA
- a CDS encoding molybdenum cofactor biosynthesis protein MoaE → MKLFGSLREEVGAKQLDFELAEGTRVSALRTQLAERYPSFERLGDRLAVSLNLEICSDDAALGDGDVVAFLPPVSGGAEAPKRCTISELPLDEAEVVARVAGPDAGGVVSFVGNVRNHARGRSIQYLEYEAYPEMAELEMEKIVAQAAEKWPGSRVAIAHRTGHLEIGEAAVVVVAVAPHRGEAFEACRFAIDTLKVTVPIWKKEVATDGEYWVDDHA
- a CDS encoding NifU family protein, whose product is MELQTRRITLKQVEAVLDRLRPGLIADGGNVELIGVEADGTVRVSMQGACAQCPAQTSTLRVGLEEPLRKALPGISAVIPV